A part of Danaus plexippus chromosome 27, MEX_DaPlex, whole genome shotgun sequence genomic DNA contains:
- the LOC116775633 gene encoding bromodomain-containing protein 4-like isoform X1: MVRTKDGDGIKSGTIVSEVQKRPCLYDTNDMNYGDRAEKMRSWEEVCESVVPGWSGLGLDEKLSAGKEVQKRWRSIRDSYTKAFRQGKCPPPEQCAPGSRRYQYHRQMSFLLKALQNKKPRYSQDKYESFSEVSNSPQHPPPEDVSRVKNEITDKPLDLKTKPETADRPETQDKYSQASIDKKLEITTDATHILPNDHFDDDKLFMNSLLPLFKKMTDDTRLLCRIEVLKIIRYALQGHQAFDPPKMNDDSYKQVNVEKRDATDSKTESTLSMTTRSADGSRPIRKRRARSPSPLPVPPKRRGPGRPRKIRPPPSDSEEDVPQRRFPKLKTSPVDSHDEDYSKATSVAQLSTPLFMKMYNLERSKVAPITSTQSMLVSVKTEPLDTQSVSPM, from the exons ATGGTGAGGACCAAGGACGGGGACGGCATCAAGAGCGGTACCATAGTGTCCGAGGTTCAGAAGCGGCCCTGTCTGTACGACACCAACGACATGAACTACGGAGATAGGGCGGAGAAGATGAGGAGCTGGGAGGAGGTCTGCGAGAGCGTGGTCCCAGGCTGGAGCGGCCTGGGGCTGGACGAGAAGCTCTCGGCCG GTAAGGAGGTCCAGAAAAGATGGCGCTCCATCAGGGATTCGTACACCAAGGCGTTTAGACAGGGCAAGTGTCCGCCGCCGGAGCAGTGCGCCCCGGGTAGCAGGAGATACCAGTACCACAGACAGATGTCCTTCCTGCTGAAGGCTCTGCAGAACAA AAAACCACGTTACTCACAAGATAAATACGAATCATTCTCCGAAGTATCGAACTCCCCGCAGCATCCGCCGCCTGAAGACGTGTCGCGGGTCAAGAACGAGATCACAGACAAGCCTCTGGACCTCAAGACCAAACCTGAAACAGCTGACAGACCGGAAACACAGGACAAATACAGCCAGGCGTCCATAGACAAGAAGCTGGAGATAACTACAGACGCGACCCACATACTACCAAATGATCACTTCGACGATGACAAGCTGTTCATGAATTCATTACTGCCGTTATTCAAGAAGATGACCGACGACACGCGTCTGTTGTGTAGAATAGAAGTGTTGAAGATCATCAGGTACGCGCTACAAGGACACCAGGCCTTCGACCCGCCCAAGATGAACGACGACAGCTACAAGCAAGTGAATGTTGAGAAGAGGGATGCCACAGACAGTAAGACTGAGAGCACACTGTCTATGACCACAAGATCAGCTGACGGAAGTCGACCCATCAGGAAGCGGAGG gcTCGATCCCCATCCCCACTTCCTGTACCACCTAAACGTAGAGGACCAGGTCGACCCAGGAAg ATCCGTCCGCCTCCCTCTGATTCCGAGGAGGACGTTCCTCAGAGAAGATTTCCCAAGCTGAAGACATCTCCGGTAGACTCTCACGATGAGGACTACAGTAAAGCAACCAGTGTGGCTCAGCTCTCCACTCCACTCTTCATGAAG ATGTACAACTTGGAAAGATCAAAAGTGGCTCCGATAACATCAACACAGTCCATGCTCGTTTCTGTAAAGACAGAACCTCTCGATACGCAGTCAGTTAGCCCCATGTAg
- the LOC116775633 gene encoding bromodomain-containing protein 4-like isoform X2, whose product MGKEVQKRWRSIRDSYTKAFRQGKCPPPEQCAPGSRRYQYHRQMSFLLKALQNKKPRYSQDKYESFSEVSNSPQHPPPEDVSRVKNEITDKPLDLKTKPETADRPETQDKYSQASIDKKLEITTDATHILPNDHFDDDKLFMNSLLPLFKKMTDDTRLLCRIEVLKIIRYALQGHQAFDPPKMNDDSYKQVNVEKRDATDSKTESTLSMTTRSADGSRPIRKRRARSPSPLPVPPKRRGPGRPRKIRPPPSDSEEDVPQRRFPKLKTSPVDSHDEDYSKATSVAQLSTPLFMKMYNLERSKVAPITSTQSMLVSVKTEPLDTQSVSPM is encoded by the exons ATGG GTAAGGAGGTCCAGAAAAGATGGCGCTCCATCAGGGATTCGTACACCAAGGCGTTTAGACAGGGCAAGTGTCCGCCGCCGGAGCAGTGCGCCCCGGGTAGCAGGAGATACCAGTACCACAGACAGATGTCCTTCCTGCTGAAGGCTCTGCAGAACAA AAAACCACGTTACTCACAAGATAAATACGAATCATTCTCCGAAGTATCGAACTCCCCGCAGCATCCGCCGCCTGAAGACGTGTCGCGGGTCAAGAACGAGATCACAGACAAGCCTCTGGACCTCAAGACCAAACCTGAAACAGCTGACAGACCGGAAACACAGGACAAATACAGCCAGGCGTCCATAGACAAGAAGCTGGAGATAACTACAGACGCGACCCACATACTACCAAATGATCACTTCGACGATGACAAGCTGTTCATGAATTCATTACTGCCGTTATTCAAGAAGATGACCGACGACACGCGTCTGTTGTGTAGAATAGAAGTGTTGAAGATCATCAGGTACGCGCTACAAGGACACCAGGCCTTCGACCCGCCCAAGATGAACGACGACAGCTACAAGCAAGTGAATGTTGAGAAGAGGGATGCCACAGACAGTAAGACTGAGAGCACACTGTCTATGACCACAAGATCAGCTGACGGAAGTCGACCCATCAGGAAGCGGAGG gcTCGATCCCCATCCCCACTTCCTGTACCACCTAAACGTAGAGGACCAGGTCGACCCAGGAAg ATCCGTCCGCCTCCCTCTGATTCCGAGGAGGACGTTCCTCAGAGAAGATTTCCCAAGCTGAAGACATCTCCGGTAGACTCTCACGATGAGGACTACAGTAAAGCAACCAGTGTGGCTCAGCTCTCCACTCCACTCTTCATGAAG ATGTACAACTTGGAAAGATCAAAAGTGGCTCCGATAACATCAACACAGTCCATGCTCGTTTCTGTAAAGACAGAACCTCTCGATACGCAGTCAGTTAGCCCCATGTAg
- the LOC116775652 gene encoding uncharacterized protein LOC116775652 → MESINLTDISFNKKFKWLNKPSSYKLDGDVLIVTIDNKTDFWQETWYNFRVNTGHIFGAEIKGDFSLEICVEADFTTLYDQAGLMIYADEKHWLKAGIEYNDGQPMIGSVLTRDFSDWSTGVFTEDPRKFWLRMTKVKNVLCVKYSADNTTWRLLRLCPFAVDKYLVGPMCCSPQREGLIVKFSETKFSKPPEDILHSN, encoded by the exons ATGGAATCCATCAATCTCACCGacatatcatttaataaaaaatttaaatggttaaATAAACCTTCCAGTTATAAATTAGATGGAGATGTTCTTATAGTGACGattgataataaaacagatttttgGCAAGAGACGTGGTACAACTTTCGTGTTAATACTGGCCATATTTTTGGCGCCGAAATTAAAGGAGATTTTAGTTTAGAA ATATGTGTAGAAGCCGATTTCACGACTCTCTATGATCAAGCTGGGCTGATGATATATGCTGATGAAAAACATTGGCTTAAAGCAGGCATCGAGTACAATGACGGCCAGCCTATGATAGGCAGCGTACTCACTAGAGACTTCTCCGATTGGTCGACtg GTGTATTCACAGAGGATCCACGCAAGTTCTGGTTACGTATGACTAAAGTAAAAAACGTTTTATGCGTCAAATACTCAGCTGACAACACAACATGGCGTCTACTTAGACTGTGTCCCTTTGCAGTCGATAAATATTTGGTAGGTCCGATGTGTTGTTCGCCGCAGAGGGAAGGATTGATTGTTAAATTCAGTGAGACGAAGTTCAGTAAACCGCCGGAGGATATATTACAttcaaattaa